The genomic region CCGCCAGCCGTCCGAGCAGCCAGACCGCCCGGCTGCGGCTCGCCGCTCCTGGGCCGGACCGGTTGGCAGGCTGGCGCTCCACGGTGGCGGCGCGGTCAGTCGCGGGTGTCATGCAGGCGTTCCAGGGCATCGTCCGTCGAGCATGCCACCCTGCGTTGACGCGGACCGGCCCACACTCAGGCGAGCAGGGTCTCGAGCTGGAGGCAGTGTTCGGCCTCGTGCTCGACGAGGTGGCGCAGCGTATCCAGCAGCGTGATCAGGCCACGGGTCTCGTGGATGCCGACACGCCGCCAGTCGCGCGGGGTGAGCCGGCGGAGCGCGCGCACGACCTCGGCGCGGCGGCCCGTGTACGCTGCCAGCAACGTGGCGAAGTCAGCATCCTCGTAGGCCATGACCGCGCCCCAGCGCCGCTCGTCAAAGGCCGAGAGGCTCGGCTCCTCCCGAACCACCATGGCGATCAGGCGCGTCGACAAGATGTCGTCGGAAGCGCGGATGTGCGCCAGCACGCCGAGCGCCGACCAGTCGTCGCCGTCAGGGGGTGCGGTCAGCTCTGCCTCGGTGCGGCCAGCGACCGCGGCGGCGATCCGAGCCGGCGCATCCGCGAGCCGGGCCAGCAATCCGTCGATCTCGTCGTGTGCCACGTGCATCCCTCCCCTGCGTCCCTCCCCGATGACGGCACAAGTGTGACGTACCGAGCCGCCTGCCCGCCGCTCAGGATATGGCCCCACCGTGACCGGACCGTCTACAAGAAGCAGTGTGGAGACCGGAGCACAGTCAGAGTGGAGCAGGATGACATACGAAGGACTGCTGGCGGAGACGATTCGGCTCGAAGGGCACGGCGGCGACATCATCGACGGGTATCTGGCGCGACCACTGGGCGGCGGCCCCTATCCGAGCGTCATCGTGAACCATCATATGCCCGGCTGGGACGAAGCGACCAAGGAGATCGTCCGAAAGCTGGCGCACCACGGGTACGTGGCGATCATGCCGAACCTGCACCATCGGGTCGGCCCGGGCACGCCATCCGAGCAGTCGGCGCGCGTCCGCGAGGCCGGCGGTAACCCTGACGCCCAGTTCCTGGGCGATGCCCAGGGCGCGATCGCCTACCTGGACCGGCTGCCATACACCTCGGGCAAGATCGGCATGATCGGGTTCTGCTCGGGCGGACGGCAGGCGTTCCTGGCGGCGGCCAGGCTGCCGCGTCTGAGCGCGTCGGTTGACTGCTGGGGCGGCCGGGTCATCGCCCGGCCAGAGGAGCTGACGGAGCGCCAGCCGGTCGCTCCCATCGACTACACTCCTGAGATGACGGCGCCGCTGCTGGGCATCTTCGGCAACGACGACCAGAGCCCAACGCCCGAGCAAGTCAACCGGACGGAGGAGATCCTCAAGCAGCACGGCAAAGTCTACGAGTTCCATCGCTACGATGGGGCCGGCCACGGCTTCTTCGCGACGGACCGCCCGAACTACCGCTCCGTGCAGGCGACGGACGCCTGGACGAAGGTGTTTGCGTGGTTCAATCGGTATCTGCACGACGGTTCGGGGGGAACCACGGCGGGCTGAGCGGGAACGGTTGCCCGCACGGTGGCTGGATGATCGGGCGGCCTGCGATCGTGCGCTCCCGGCATCCTGGCCCGATCCCTGCATGGACCGCCGCAACCGGGCGGGCCTCCGGCTGTCCGGCTGAGGACCGGCACACGAGTGAGCGTGTCACCTGTCGGGCACGTGCACTCGCTGCCGCCAGGGATCGAGGTCGACGCATGCAACGTCAGCAGCCGCAACCAGAGGCCCAGAACCGAATCGTCAGCCCGCGATTCAGCCAGCAGGTCATACAGCGCATCGATGCCTGGGCCATCCTCCTGACGCTGCTGATGATTGTGCTGCTGGCCGTTCCGGGGCCGGTGCTGGCGGAGGCTCGGTGGGCGGGCGCTGGTAGCCTGGGTTCGCCCACAGACCATCCCAGGGCGCCACATGATGCGATTCTATGACAGGGCAATTGCATGTTCGCTGGTGTTCCCGAAGCATCGTGGAACGGGCGGTCGGGGACTGAAGTCCCCGCCTACAGTCATTCAGTCGCTGCGCGACGGCCGTCAGGAACGGCAGGCACTGGTGCGACTGGAGCGTCGCGCAGCGACTGCAGGATCGTAGGCGGGGCTTTCAAGCCCCGTCGAGGCGGCACGACGACATCAACATGCAATCACCCTGCCCCTCACGCGGCGCTGCGTGAGCGGAGGCGGCCGAATCGGGTATCGTGACCGGAGCGGCCTGCTCCGAGCAGTGCGCCCCGAGCATCGCGACCAGTCGCATCCCCGACCTGTTCGACCAGACGTGGCCGCGCATCATTGCGCTGGCCTGGTGGCCTCCCTGGGAGTTCGGCAATGAGTGTTGGCGCAGAGGCAGGCGGGCTCAGTCTCGCGAGCGTGCAGACCGCCGCCCACGGGCGGGCCATCGAGTCCGGCCTGCACGAGCTGTGGCGGCAAGCCGACGCCGGCGAGATCGGCGGGGCACTCGTGCGGGCGGCCAGCCTGACCCTGATGGTGCCGGTCCTGCCGGGGCAGTCCGCTGACGATCTCGTCCCCGTG from Chloroflexota bacterium harbors:
- a CDS encoding DinB family protein; this translates as MAHDEIDGLLARLADAPARIAAAVAGRTEAELTAPPDGDDWSALGVLAHIRASDDILSTRLIAMVVREEPSLSAFDERRWGAVMAYEDADFATLLAAYTGRRAEVVRALRRLTPRDWRRVGIHETRGLITLLDTLRHLVEHEAEHCLQLETLLA
- a CDS encoding dienelactone hydrolase family protein, with product MTYEGLLAETIRLEGHGGDIIDGYLARPLGGGPYPSVIVNHHMPGWDEATKEIVRKLAHHGYVAIMPNLHHRVGPGTPSEQSARVREAGGNPDAQFLGDAQGAIAYLDRLPYTSGKIGMIGFCSGGRQAFLAAARLPRLSASVDCWGGRVIARPEELTERQPVAPIDYTPEMTAPLLGIFGNDDQSPTPEQVNRTEEILKQHGKVYEFHRYDGAGHGFFATDRPNYRSVQATDAWTKVFAWFNRYLHDGSGGTTAG